One window of Watersipora subatra chromosome 3, tzWatSuba1.1, whole genome shotgun sequence genomic DNA carries:
- the LOC137390328 gene encoding uncharacterized protein, with product MRANTDAQLKSAADRYELSEGSKQNARERLKSAETDIENWKSKHRQLLDEVSNKSKELEGLKFTVTSLRSELEDNASVMNRQEELIVTLKEETQILPDMSSEMREVKASFAELQQTNEGLNNTIASLRKEAEQKKELERQLYDIGSDLELVKNELQMAYSSMNQKELEMERLQQQYNNAALDADNSEEKCTEVKIRLEQLERAKEVTVTTLQERIHSLEAEAHSYKMEITKLERLLKDVNRQLSGTNDNMNLSHGAAAMSRESAVALSAERDSLFAECTSLRAQNTKLLTEQHHMDSEKRKAQLELKEAKMDMFKIEKEELENHLNNAEQEKERLQNEIKSLRAQVVTLSSQLTSVKPDNNQHSSVSLAEQEINTRDSNLERRTAANSLVESHGEAAIADSLSSIDTQAATLTAKSDEQDDPQNIPEKLDSLYQIETDSSGNSWSDSHSFPEPSGTVSSGNERQISYSVGKPMFAGIDEIDGRGASASPFQIAEIPVTISVADPDLYAVTSPRLAGGLGVVGSIEDVNTDSDDTDENEELDKQRRNNSSHGGPSMSREKTLKIFKHLKKAKQRSKKCLAPTPKITKSLPDIAKETRKDSFEIDQDGEAEAILIGQSGSDEIGQIKALKDDIIAKSGRVEWRGDPRESHKRCFSALDLSIISDAEEGDSLVETESISSDYTRSLLNIASEPSANSVDHFQMNKQVQQTLQTTQAIALADKNGSLDSIQSVETFEGASGSRASEASTMKGRVLKVQIVKQSYQS from the exons ATGCGAGCAAACACTGATGCACAG CTCAAATCAGCGGCGGACAGGTATGAGCTGTCAGAGGGCAGTAAACAAAATGCGCGAGAGAGGTTGAAGTCTGCAGAGACAGATATCGAAAATTGGAAGAGCAAACACAGACAGTTGTTGGATGAAGTGTCAAATAAAAG CAAAGAGTTAGAGGGTTTAAAGTTTACAGTGACATCTCTACGGTCTGAGTTAGAAGATAACGCAAGTGTGATGAATCGTCAAGAAGAACTCATAGTCACCCTCAAGGAAGAGACTCAAATTTTACCTGACATGAGTTCAGAGATGAGGGAGGTAAAGGCAAGCTTTGCTGAACTTCAACAAACAAATGAAGGCCTCAACAACACCATAGCTTCATTGAGGAAG GAAGCTGAGCAAAAGAAGGAGTTGGAAAGACAACTCTATGATATTGGCTCAGATCTCGAGCTAGTCAAGAATGAGCTGCAAATGGCATACTCCTCGATGAATCAGAAGGAGTTGGAGATGGAAAGGTTACAGCAGCAGTACAACAATGCTGCCCTTGATGCTGACAACAG CGAAGAAAAGTGTACTGAGGTGAAGATAAGGCTAGAGCAGTTAGAGAGGGCAAAGGAAGTCACTGTAACCACACTGCAAGAGAGGATTCACAG TCTGGAAGCCGAGGCGCACTCATACAAGATGGAGATAACAAAGCTTGAGCGGCTGTTGAAGGATGTGAATAGGCAGTTGAGTGGCACGAATGACAACATGAATTTGTCTCATGGTGCGGCAGCAATGAGTCGCGAGTCAGCTGTAGCGCTTTCGGCTGAAAGAGACTCACTTTTTGCTGAATGCACTTCATTGCGTGCCCAGAATACAAAGCTTCTCACAGAGCAG CACCATATGGATTCAGAGAAGAGGAAGGCTCAACTTGAGTTGAAGGAAGCAAAGATGGACATGTTTAAAATAGAGAAG GAGGAGCTGGAAAATCACCTAAACAATGCTGAGCAGGAAAAGGAAAGattacaaaatgaaataaaaagtctCCGCGCGCAGGTGGTCACCTTGAGCTCTCAGCTAACATCGGTAAAGCCAGACAATAATCAGCATTCATCAGTATCGTTAGCTGAACAAGAGATCAATACTCGAGACAGCAATTTAGAGCGGAGGACAGCAGCCAATAGTTTAGTTGAGAGTCACGGAGAGGCTGCAATAGCGGATAGCTTAAGTTCTATTGATACACAAGCGGCTACCCTGACTGCTAAGAGTGATGAGCAAGATGACCCTCAGAACATACCAGAAAAACTGGACAGTCTATATCAGATAGAAACGGACAGTAGCGGAAATTCATGGAGTGATTCTCACTCATTTCCAGAACCTTCTGGTACTGTTTCCTCAGGAAATGAACGACAAATTAGTTATTCCGTTGGCAAGCCGATGTTTGCAGGAATTGATGAAATAGATGGCCGCGGCGCTAGTGCATCTCCTTTTCAAATAGCAGAAATCCCTGTAACTATTTCGGTTGCTGACCCTGACCTATACGCTGTTACCTCACCAAGACTGGCAGGAGGACTTGGAGTTGTCGGTTCCATAGAGGATGTAAATACGGATTCCGATGACACTGATGAGAATGAAGAACTCGATAAACAACGGAGAAACAATTCATCTCATGGAGGGCCATCCATGTCACGCGAAAAGaccttaaaaatatttaaacaccTAAAGAAAGCTAAGCAACgatcaaaaaaatgtttggctCCAACACCAAAGATTACCAAAAGTCTTCCAGATATAGCAAAGGAAACTCGGAAAGACTCATTCGAAATTGACCAAGATGGCGAAGCTGAGGCTATCCTAATTGGCCAATCAGGGTCTGATGAGATTGGTCAAATAAAGGCTCTTAAAGATGACATCATTGCAAAATCAG GTCGTGTAGAGTGGAGGGGTGACCCTCGTGAGTCCCACAAACGATGCTTTTCGGCATTGGATCTTAGCATAATATCAGATGCTGAAGAAGGAGACTCCTTAGTGGAAACAGAGTCCATCTCATCAGACTACACCAGATCCCTCCTGAACATAGCCTCAGAGCCTTCAGCAAATTCAGTAGATCATTTTCAGATGAACAAGCAAGTGCAGCAAACTCTTCAGACCACACAAGCGATAGCCTTAGCTGATAAGAATGGTTCACTAGACAGCATACAATCAGTGGAGACATTTGAAGGCGCATCAGGATCAAGAGCTAGTGAAGCATCAACTATGAAAG GAAGAGTTCTAAAGGTTCAGATAGTAAAACAAAGTTACCAAAGCTAA
- the LOC137390329 gene encoding general transcription factor II-I repeat domain-containing protein 2-like, whose translation MASARKIRKVDKENRRFNEAWTNLYFFVESNAKCLCLICGETVAVLKAENVKRHYTLKHASTHNRYEGDQRKEKALLLQKNLVSQQNIFRKVDDESKKYAKVSFVIAEKIARNMKPFSEGDFVKECITSAIEILCPEKEKAIKCVSLSRNTITRRIEELAKNTKMQLNELCKNFETYSIAIDESTDITDTPQLAIFVRGVDSTFNITEELLALCPMKGNCTGAAVFKEIDTALEKAGLTYDRLVGIATDGAPAMIGKEQGLRGFIQRKLESLNVSKDQILWYHCIIHQESLCSKIFKFDHVMDNVVKAVNFIRSRALNHRQFRNFLDEINAEFSGIPYFTEIRWLSRGRTLKRFYDIREHVAAFLEAKGNLCINFDDDKWMNDFSFLVDITDKLNELNVRLQGKEKLIHNLFGEVTAFQKKLDLWIAQIADSNYAHFPCLQKQSHISTMNREFFVSELKRMQEEFARRFKDFRACEDQLKFFSMPFDVDPADAPVELQMELNELQSDFDVKSQFLNRNLMDFYKYGLPHTQFPNLTCYAKRFLVLFGSTWMCEYLFSRMQLIKSNKRNSLSDAHLEDELRLALTNIPADIEKLLDDSKQFQRLTICQGSSEEKISSLETQAMLWKDKLENSLSSLQQKDDALTTLSDQLADSEAKVKALLLEQGSLQIDYDNYKHLQDENQRLTLHNRRVTQENAETEQMVQLLQTQRDIYARTVQEYSSKAVLADSLTEENKQLQSSLDSLRESQGNMEEEMQNLRDARNSFLKEKSAIEETMESLKVERNKCVHDKDRAEQENQLLKNAVQESFQLRQQMQSLENDMASCQAQSVNASCDM comes from the exons ATGGCGTCGGCTAGAAAAATCAGAAAAGTAGACAAGGAGAATCGCAGGTTTAACGAAGCATGGACAAATTTGTATTTCTTTGTGGAATCAAATGCAaaatgtctttgtctgatctgTGGTGAAACAGTCGCAGTTCTAAAAGCTGAAAATGTGAAACGGCATTACACATTAAAGCACGCTTCGACCCATAATCGTTATGAAGGAGATCAACGCAAGGAGAAAGCACTTTTACTTCAAAAGAATTTAGTCTCACAACAGAACATTTTTCGGAAAGTAGATGATGAATCGAAAAAGTACGCCAAAGTGAGTTTCGTCATTGCTGAAAAGATTGCACGCAACATGAAACCTTTTTCGGAAGGAGATTTTGTCAAAGAATGTATCACCTCGGCGATTGAAATTCTGTGCCCAGAGAAAGAGAAAGCTATAAAATGTGTTAGCTTGTCGCGTAATACAATAACCCGAAGGATTGAAGAACTGGCCAAAAATACGAAAATGCAGTTGAACGAACTTTGTAAAAACTTCGAAACTTACAGCATTGCCATCGACGAATCTACTGACATTACTGATACACCACAACTGGCGATTTTCGTGAGAGGTGTTGATTCAACTTTTAATATCACTGAAGAATTACTTGCTCTATGCCCCATGAAAGGAAATTGCACGGGTGCTGCTGTTTTCAAAGAAATCGACACTGCACTCGAAAAGGCGGGACTGACTTATGATCGTCTGGTGGGAATTGCTACCGATGGTGCACCGGCCATGATCGGCAAGGAGCAAGGCTTGCGTGGTTTCATCCAAAGAAAACTGGAATCCCTGAATGTGAGTAAAGACCAAATATTGTGGTACCATTGCATTATACATCAGGAATCACTTTGCTCCAAAATCTTTAAGTTTGATCACGTCATGGATAATGTCGTGAAAGCTGTCAACTTCATTAGGAGTCGTGCATTGAATCATCGACAGTTTCGAAATTTTCTCGATGAGATAAACGCCGAATTTTCTGGCATTCCTTACTTTACCGAGATCAGGTGGCTCAGCCGTGGACGTACTTTGAAACGCTTTTACGATATTCGAGAACATGTGGCAGCATTTCTTGAAGCAAAAGGAAATTTATGCATCAATTTTGATGACGACAAATGGATGAATGATTTTTCTTTTCTGGTGGACATTACAGACAAACTGAATGAGTTGAATGTGCGGTTACAAGGAAAAGAAAAACTCATCCATAATTTGTTTGGGGAGGTGACAGCTTTCCAAAAGAAACTGGATTTGTGGATTGCTCAAATTGCTGACAGCAATTATGCCCACTTTCCTTGCCTTCAGAAACAGTCGCACATTTCAACCATGAACCGGGAATTCTTTGTGAGTGAGTTAAAACGGATGCAGGAAGAATTTGCCAGGAGATTTAAGGATTTCCGTGCTTGTGAAGACcagctgaaatttttttcaatgccTTTTGACGTGGATCCTGCTGATGCCCCCGTTGAGCTTCAAATGGAATTGAATGAATTACAAAGTGATTTTGATGTCAAGAGTCAATTTTTAAATAGGAATCTGATGGACTTCTACAAATACGGTCTGCCTCACACTCAATTTCCAAATCTTACATGCTACGCAAAACGCTTTCTCGTTTTGTTCGGTTCGACATGGATGTGTGAATATCTCTTCAGTCGCATGCAATTAATAAAATCGAACAAAAGAAATTCTTTGAGTGACGCTCACCTCGAAGATGAACTCCGACTGGCCTTAACAAATATTCCGGCAGACATCGAAAAGCTTCTTGATGACTCGAAACAATTTCAA AGATTGACCATCTGTCAAGGCTCCTCAGAAGAAAAGATATCTAGTTTGGAAACTCAAGCAATGCTTTGGAAAGACAAGCTTGAGAACTCCTTGAGCTCTCTACAACAGAAGGATGATGCGCTCACTACTCTTTCTGACCAGTTAGCTGATTCTGAGGCTAAG GTTAAGGCATTGCTTTTGGAACAAGGATCTCTTCAGATAGACTATGATAACTACAAACATCTGCAAGACGAGAATCAAAG GTTGACGCTGCACAACCGCAGAGTCACTCAAGAGAACGCTGAGACGGAGCAGATGGTGCAGCTGCTGCAGACGCAGAGAGACATTTATGCAAGGACAGTGCAGGAGTACTCAAGCAAGGCAGTGCTCGCTGACTCGCTCACTGAAGagaacaaacaacttcaaagttcTTTAGACTCTCTCAG AGAATCTCAAGGCAATATGGAAGAAGAAATGCAAAATCTCAGAGATGCAAGAAACAGCTTTCTAAAAGAG AAGTCAGCCATAGAGGAAACCATGGAAAGCCTCAAGGTAGAGCGAAACAAATGCGTGCATGATAAGGATAGAGCTGAACAGGAGAATCAACTGTTGAAGAATGCTGTACAAGAAAGTTTTCAGCTGAGGCAACAAATGCAGAGCTTAGAAAATGATATGGCATCATGCCAAGCA CAATCAGTGAATGCATCCTGTGACATGTGA
- the LOC137390330 gene encoding myosin-6-like, with protein sequence MEVQALRNEITAANEKLAVTQREFDAQRRETYRWKEENEKNQNHNRKTQELVSELRIKETSLTHRLQNYESKEKDWLMENESFREKARELQDTVTDLRSRVAILTSDKERLFQERSDFSTKIEEVSFLNGQLKEEIQKLQLASKSADHEMNMAKTSVNQLTTSNQQLTNELAGSQKVGERLSLELTRANELASKYEEELRQTKSNLKSNEEVNESLRLKCRESEVELMKLQAEIEYTRKSHTQEKTNLEQKVEQLQLEIEKQEERNIVLERDTAALNQTIEEDVSAFITLAVVRTFGLSQQGNVSYSRKCKYKKW encoded by the exons ATGGAAGTGCAGGCCTTACGAAATGAAATAACAGCAGCGAACGAGAAATTGGCAGTTACACAAAGAGAATTTGATGCTCAAAGAAGGGAAACCTATCGCTGGAAAGAG GAAAATGAGAAAAACCAGAACCATAATAGAAAGACTCAAGAACTTGTCTCAGAGCTGAGAATAAAGGAAACCAGTTTGACTCACAGGCTACAAAACTATGAGAGTAAGGAGAAAGACTGGCTCATG GAAAATGAGTCATTTCGGGAGAAAGCAAGAGAGCTGCAAGACACAGTCACTGACTTGAGGTCAAGGGTCGCTATCTTAACCTCTGACAAGGAGAGGTTATTTCAGGAGAGGTCTGACTTTAGCACCAAAATAGAGGAAGTCTCTTTTCTCAATGGGCAGCTCAAAGAG GAAATACAAAAACTGCAGCTCGCTAGTAAATCAGCTGATCATGAGATGAACATGGCAAAGACCTCCGTAAATCAACTTACAACATCAAATCAGCAATTAACCAACGAGCTCGCTGGATCACAAAAG GTAGGAGAAAGACTTTCTCTGGAGCTCACCAGAGCTAACGAGTTAGCAAGCAAGTATGAGGAGGAACTGAGACAAACCAAATCTAACCTGAAGAGTAACGAGGAGGTGAATGAGAGTTTGAGACTGAAATGTCGCGAATCAGAAGTGGAACTGATGAAACTGCAAGCT GAAATTGAGTATACAAGAAAGAGCCACACtcaagagaagacaaatctGGAGCAGAAGGTTGAGCAACTTCAGTTGGAAATTGAAAAGCAAGAAGAGAGAAACATAGTGCTTGAGAGAGATACAGCTGCTCTAAACCAG ACAATTGAGGAAGACGTCAGCGCTTTCATAACTCTTGCTGTTGTTAGAACATTTGGCTTGAGTCAGCAAGGAAATGTGTCATACAGCAggaaatgtaaatataaaaaatggtaG